The Solanum lycopersicum chromosome 6, SLM_r2.1 genome has a window encoding:
- the LOC101244196 gene encoding trans-cinnamate 4-monooxygenase C4H2 — MDLLLLEKTLIGLFFAILIAIIISKLRSKRFKLPPGPIPVPIFGNWLQVGDDLNHRNLTEYAKKFGDVFLLRMGQRNLAVVSSPELAKEVLHTQGVEFGSRTRNVVFDIFTGKGQDMVFTVYGEHWRKMRRIMTVPFFTNKVVQQYRGGWESEAASVVEDVKKNPESATNGIVLRKRLQLMMYNNMFRIMFDRRFESEDDPLFVKLRALNGERSRLAQSFEYNYGDFIPILRPFLRGYLKICKEVKEKRLKLFKDYFVDERKKLANTKSMDSNALKCAIDHILDAQQKGEINEDNVLYIVENINVAAIETTLWSIEWGIAELVNHPHIQKKLRDEIDTVLGPGVQVSEPDMPKLPYLQAVIKETLRLRMAIPLLVPHMNLHDAKLAGYDIPAESKILVNAWWLANNPAHWKKPEEFRPERFLEEEKHVEANGNDFRFLPFGVGRRSCPGIILALPILGITIGRLVQNFEMLPPPGQSKLDTSEKGGQFSLHILKHSTIVMKPRSF, encoded by the exons ATGGATCTTCTCTTACTGGAGAAGACCTTAATAGGTCTTTTCTTTGCCATTTTAATCGCTATTATTATCTCTAAACTTCGCTCCAAGCGATTTAAACTACCCCCAGGTCCAATTCCAGTTCCAATTTTTGGGAATTGGCTTCAAGTTGGTGATGATTTGAACCATAGAAACCTTACTGAGTATGCTAAAAAATTTGGTGATGTGTTCTTGCTTAGAATGGGGCAAAGGAACTTAGCTGTTGTGTCATCTCCTGAATTAGCTAAAGAAGTTTTACACACACAAGGGGTTGAATTTGGTTCAAGAACAAGAAATgttgtttttgatatttttacagGGAAGGGTCAAGATATGGTTTTTACAGTGTATGGTGAGCACTGGAGGAAAATGAGGAGGATTATGACTGTACCCTTTTTTACTAATAAGGTGGTGCAGCAGTATAGAGGTGGGTGGGAGTCTGAGGCTGCCAGTGTAGTTGAGGATGTGAAGAAAAACCCTGAATCTGCTACAAATGGGATTGTTTTGAGGAAAAGATTGCAGCTTATGATGTATAATAACATGTTTAGGATTATGTTTGATAGGAGATTTGAGAGTGAAGATGATCCCCTTTTTGTTAAGCTTAGGGCTTTGAATGGTGAGAGGAGTAGATTGGCTCAGAGCTTTGAGTACAACTATGGTGATTTTATCCCAATTTTGAGGCCTTTCTTGAGGGGTTACTTGAAGATTTGTAAGGAGGTTAAGGAGAAGAGGTTGAAACTATTCAAAGACTACTTTGTTGATGAAAGAAA GAAACTTGCCAATACCAAGAGCATGGACAGCAATGCTCTAAAATGTGCCATTGATCACATTCTTGATGCTCAACAGAAAGGAGAGATCAACGAGGATAACGTTCTTTACATTGTTGAGAACATTAATGTTGCTG CAATCGAAACAACATTGTGGTCAATTGAGTGGGGTATCGCGGAACTAGTCAACCACCCTCACATCCAAAAGAAACTCCGAGACGAGATTGATACAGTTCTTGGACCAGGAGTGCAAGTGAGTGAGCCAGACATGCCCAAGCTTCCATACCTTCAGGCTGTGATCAAGGAGACTCTTAGACTCCGGATGGCAATTCCTCTTTTAGTCCCACACATGAACCTTCATGATGCAAAGCTTGCTGGATACGATATTCCAGCTGAGAGCAAAATCTTAGTTAACGCTTGGTGGCTAGCTAACAACCCCGCCCACTGGAAGAAACCTGAAGAGTTCAGACCTGAGAGGTTCTTGGAAGAGGAGAAACACGTTGAAGCCAATGGCAACGACTTCAGATTTCTTCCTTTCGGTGTTGGCAGGAGGAGTTGCCCCGGAATTATCCTTGCATTGCCAATTCTTGGCATCACCATTGGACGTTTGGTGCAGAACTTTGAGATGTTGCCTCCTCCAGGGCAGTCGAAGCTCGACACCTCGGAGAAAGGTGGACAGTTCAGTCTCCACATTTTGAAGCATTCCACCATTGTGATGAAACCAAGATCATTCTAA
- the LOC101244496 gene encoding trans-cinnamate 4-monooxygenase C4H2 — MKLQQYKNTHFSSKELKKKMDLLLLEKTLIGLFFAILIAIIISKLRSKRFKLPPGPIPVPIFGNWLQVGDDLNHRNLTEYAKKFGDVFLLRMGQRNLAVVSSPELAKEVLHTQGVEFGSRTRNVVFDIFTGKGQDMVFTVYGEHWRKMRRIMTVPFFTNKVVQQYRGGWESEAASVVEDVKKNPESATNGIVLRKRLQLMMYNNMFRIMFDRRFESEDDPLFVKLRALNGERSRLAQSFEYNYGDFIPILRPFLRGYLKICKEVKEKRLKLFKDYFVDERKKLANTKSMDSNALKCAIDHILEAQQKGEINEDNVLYIVENINVAAIETTLWSIEWGIAELVNHPHIQKKLRDEIDTVLGPGVQVSEPDMPKLPYLQAVIKETLRLRMAIPLLVPHMNLHDAKLAGYDIPAESKILVNAWWLANNPAHWKKPEEFRPERFLEEEKHVEANGNDFRFLPFGVGRRSCPGIILALPILGITIGRLVQNFEMLPPPGQSKLDTSEKGGQFSLHILKHSTIVMKPRSF; from the exons TTTTCTTTGCCATTTTAATCGCTATTATCATCTCTAAACTTCGTTCCAAGCGATTCAAACTACCCCCAGGTCCAATTCCAGTTCCAATTTTTGGGAATTGGCTTCAAGTTGGTGATGATTTGAACCATAGAAACCTTACTGAGTATGCTAAAAAATTTGGTGATGTGTTCTTGCTAAGAATGGGGCAAAGGAACTTAGCTGTTGTGTCATCCCCTGAATTAGCTAAAGAAGTTTTACACACACAAGGGGTTGAATTTGGTTCAAGAACAAGAAATgttgtttttgatatttttacagGGAAGGGTCAAGATATGGTTTTTACAGTGTATGGTGAGCACTGGAGGAAAATGAGGAGGATTATGACTGTACCCTTTTTCACTAACAAAGTTGTGCAGCAGTATAGAGGGGGGTGGGAGTCTGAGGCTGCCAGTGTAGTTGAGGATGTGAAGAAAAACCCTGAATCTGCTACAAATGGGATTGTTTTGAGGAAAAGATTGCAGCTTATGATGTATAATAACATGTTTAGGATTATGTTTGATAGGAGATTTGAGAGTGAAGATGATCCCCTTTTTGTTAAGCTTAGGGCTTTGAATGGTGAGAGGAGTAGATTGGCACAGAGCTTTGAGTACAACTATGGTGATTTTATCCCAATTTTGAGGCCTTTCTTGAGGGGTTACTTGAAGATTTGTAAGGAGGTTAAGGAGAAGAGGTTGAAGCTATTCAAAGACTACTTTGTTGATGAAAGAAA GAAGCTTGCAAATACCAAGAGTATGGACAGCAATGCTCTAAAATGTGCAATTGATCACATTCTTGAAGCTCAACAGAAGGGAGAGATCAACGAGGATAACGTTCTTTACATCGTTGAGAACATTAATGTTGCTG CAATCGAAACAACATTGTGGTCAATTGAGTGGGGTATCGCGGAACTAGTCAACCACCCTCACATCCAAAAGAAACTCCGAGACGAGATTGATACAGTTCTTGGACCAGGAGTGCAAGTGAGTGAGCCAGACATGCCCAAGCTTCCATACCTTCAGGCTGTGATCAAGGAGACTCTTAGACTCCGGATGGCAATTCCTCTTTTAGTCCCACACATGAACCTTCATGATGCAAAGCTTGCTGGATACGATATTCCAGCTGAGAGCAAAATCTTAGTTAACGCTTGGTGGCTAGCTAACAACCCCGCCCACTGGAAGAAACCTGAAGAGTTCAGACCTGAGAGGTTCTTGGAAGAGGAGAAACACGTTGAAGCCAATGGCAACGACTTCAGATTTCTTCCTTTCGGTGTTGGCAGGAGGAGTTGCCCCGGAATTATCCTTGCATTGCCAATTCTTGGCATCACCATTGGACGTTTGGTGCAGAACTTTGAGATGTTGCCTCCTCCAGGGCAGTCGAAGCTCGACACCTCGGAGAAAGGTGGACAGTTCAGTCTCCACATTTTGAAGCATTCCACCATTGTGATGAAACCAAGATCTTTCTAA